The Streptomyces sp. BHT-5-2 genomic interval TGCGGCGGGCCGTCCAGCGGGGCGGGGCCGCGGGCGGCAGCGGCGCCTCCCAGTCCGCGGCGGCGGGCAGCCCCAGGGCCTGCCAGACGGCCTCGGCGACCCGGCGGTGCCCCTCGGCGTTGAGGTGCAGCCGGTCCTCGGCCCACATCCGCGGATCGGCCAGTGCCTCGGATCCGAAGAGGTCCACGACCAGGGCGCCGTGCCGGGCGGCCAGCTCGTCGATCCGTGCGAAGAGCTGCTCCATGCGCGGACGGAAGCGCTCCAGGACCGGCCCGCGGCGCCCCGGGCTGCGCATCAGCACCAGCTGCCCGCCGCCGCGCGCCAGCAGGTCCGCGCAGTCCGCGAGCCGCGCGCACACCCGGTCCACGTCGCACTTGGGGCGCAGCACGTCGTTCAGTCCGCCGACGAGCGTCACCAGGTCCGCGCCCATCGAGGCGGCCGGGCCGCACTGCTCGTCGGCGATCTGGTCGACGAGCTTGCCGCGCACGGCGAGGTTGGCGTACCGGAAGCCGGGTGAGGGGGTCCCGTCGCCCGCCGGCCGGGAGAGGCCGGCGAGCCGGGCGGCGAGCAGGTCCGCCCAGCCCCGGTAGGAGCCGTCCGGGAGGGCGTCCGACATGCCCTCGGTGAAGCTGTCGCCCACCGCGACAAAACTCGTGTATGGCGCATTGGTCTCCATGGCGCGGTGATCCTATCCCGCGGTGTACGGTCGACAGCGGCCGGAGTACGGGCCACGGAGGGCACGGAAGGACAGAGGTGGGCGAGGGATGAGTCCTCGGCGGGGTGCGGACCCGGAGGCGGCGACGTTCACCGAACGGGCCCGCCGGCAGCAGCTGATCGACTGCACCGTCGACCTGATCTCCACCCGCGGCTACCCGTCGACGTCGCTGTCCGCGATCGCCGAGCGGGCCGGCGTCTCCAAGGCCGCGGTGCTCTACCACTTCTCGTCGAAGGACAACCTCACCCAGGCCGCGCTGACCCAGGTGCTGGAGCAGTTCGGCGACCATGTCCGCGAGCGGGTCGAGGCGGCCCCGGACCCGCTGGCCGCGCTCGTCGCCTACGTCCACGCGATGATCGGCTACCAGCGGGACCACCGCCGCCAGGTCCGGGTGATCACCGAGATGCTGCTCGACGACCACGGCGGCACCCGCCTGAAGTCGCCCGGCTCGCACGACACCTACGCCCGCTGGCAGTTCCTCGCCGCACTCCTGACGGAGGGTCAGCGGGCCGGTGTGCTGCGGGAGTTCGACCCGCGCACGATGTCGCTGGCGATCGGCGGCGCGATCGACGGGGTGATCGGGCACTGGCTCGCCCACCCCGATCTCGATCTGGACGCCGCCGCCGCCGAGTTGGAGACCTTCACGCTCAACGCCGTGGCGCGCCGGGACTGACCCGGGCGAAGTCCGGCGTCGGCTCCGGCCGGATGCCGATGCCGCCGAGATAGCCGGTGACGGTCCGCAGCGCGGGCACGCTCCGCAGCAGCTTCATCGGCACCGGCAGCCGGTCGCCGCGCAGGGTGCCGTCCAGCGCGGAGCGGATCATGGCGTGCTCGCTCTCCTGCGACTTCTGCACCACCACCATCGGCCACTCCCGCCGCCGCTGCACCCGCGCCAGGTCGTCGCTGCCGACCGTCCCGCGGCGCAGCGGGCCGGCCAGGATGCGGGCGGCGGCCACCGCGTCCTGGAGGGCGAGGTTCACGCCGACCCCGCCGACCGGCGACATGGTGTGCGCGGCGTCGCCTAGGCAGAGCAGGCCGGGCCGGTGCCAGCGCCGCAGCCGCCCGAACGTCACCTCCAGCAGCTTGACGTCGTCCCAGGAGCCGATGGTGGCGGTGACCTCGTCGTCCCAGTGGAACAGCGCGCCCAGCCGGTCCCGCAGCCACTGGATGTCATGGCGGCGCATCGCGGCGTCCTGACCCTTGCCGATCAGGTAGGACGTCTGGAAGTAGCTGCCGCGGTCCATGGTGACCGCGGCCTGGCCGCCGCCGAACCGGCCGAAGACCCGGCTCTCCTTGAGAGCGTCGGCCGGGGCGTCGACCCGGATCTGCCAGACGTCCATCGGGACGTCGAAGTACCGCTGGCGCATCCCGGCCAGCTCCCGGATCAGTGAGTCCCGGCCGTCGCAGGCGAACGTCACGTCCGCGGCCAGTTCTCCGGGCTCGCCGTGCTCGTCGACGTAGCGCACCCCGGTCACGCGGCCGCCGTCGGTGCGCAGCCCGGTGGCCCGGCTGCGCATCCGCAGGGTGAACGAGGGTTCCTTCGCCGCGGCGCGGGCGATCAGGTCGAGGAAGTCCCACTGCGGGACCATCGCGAAGTACTTGTGCCGGCCGGGGATGCGGCGCATGTCGGCCAGCACCACGGTGGTGTCGCCGATCTGGACCCGCATCTCCTCCAGCTTCGGGAACGGCAGCAGCGCGAACTCCGCGCCGAGGCCGAGGTCGTCGAGCAGGTTCAGGGTGGACGGGTGGACGGTGTCGCCACGGAAGTCGCGCAGGAAGTCCCCGTGCTTCTCCAGGACGGTCACCTCGATGCCGGCCCGGGCCAGCAGGAGCCCGAGCATCATGCCGGCCGGGCCGCCGCCCACCACGCAGCATGTCGTGCGGTTCATGGGTGTTCCCCCTCGTCGCGTGCGCGTACGGATGCATGACCGGGCGCCGCGGTGCCGCGTACGGACGCGGCTGACCGATCGGTTAGTAATCTAAC includes:
- a CDS encoding SGNH/GDSL hydrolase family protein; its protein translation is METNAPYTSFVAVGDSFTEGMSDALPDGSYRGWADLLAARLAGLSRPAGDGTPSPGFRYANLAVRGKLVDQIADEQCGPAASMGADLVTLVGGLNDVLRPKCDVDRVCARLADCADLLARGGGQLVLMRSPGRRGPVLERFRPRMEQLFARIDELAARHGALVVDLFGSEALADPRMWAEDRLHLNAEGHRRVAEAVWQALGLPAAADWEAPLPPAAPPRWTARRTADLRFAREHLVPWIGRRLTGRSSGDGRAGAQFDAEQGRAFWIAPADHTDPGPVTGWRRVAAS
- a CDS encoding TetR/AcrR family transcriptional regulator, whose product is MSPRRGADPEAATFTERARRQQLIDCTVDLISTRGYPSTSLSAIAERAGVSKAAVLYHFSSKDNLTQAALTQVLEQFGDHVRERVEAAPDPLAALVAYVHAMIGYQRDHRRQVRVITEMLLDDHGGTRLKSPGSHDTYARWQFLAALLTEGQRAGVLREFDPRTMSLAIGGAIDGVIGHWLAHPDLDLDAAAAELETFTLNAVARRD
- a CDS encoding FAD-dependent oxidoreductase: MNRTTCCVVGGGPAGMMLGLLLARAGIEVTVLEKHGDFLRDFRGDTVHPSTLNLLDDLGLGAEFALLPFPKLEEMRVQIGDTTVVLADMRRIPGRHKYFAMVPQWDFLDLIARAAAKEPSFTLRMRSRATGLRTDGGRVTGVRYVDEHGEPGELAADVTFACDGRDSLIRELAGMRQRYFDVPMDVWQIRVDAPADALKESRVFGRFGGGQAAVTMDRGSYFQTSYLIGKGQDAAMRRHDIQWLRDRLGALFHWDDEVTATIGSWDDVKLLEVTFGRLRRWHRPGLLCLGDAAHTMSPVGGVGVNLALQDAVAAARILAGPLRRGTVGSDDLARVQRRREWPMVVVQKSQESEHAMIRSALDGTLRGDRLPVPMKLLRSVPALRTVTGYLGGIGIRPEPTPDFARVSPGAPRR